One Psychrosphaera aestuarii DNA window includes the following coding sequences:
- a CDS encoding alpha/beta fold hydrolase — translation MISIDKTSLERTIYTPEKIKAIVILAHGAGAGNQHEFIVTQAMSLAKNGFQVFAFNFPYMQISYEQSKRRPPNKAEVLTAHFVNEVKLVTASNTNNYPVYLVGKSMGGRIASMVATSPEISINGVIVLGYPFIPPGKPEKLEGRTAHFERMLTPMFIIQGERDTFGGRALLSEVTLPIDTKLAWIPDGDHSFKPRKSSGYNEESNNMLVTSHIVSFINSGLNNEN, via the coding sequence TTGATAAGCATTGATAAAACGTCGTTAGAGAGAACGATATATACTCCTGAAAAAATAAAAGCGATTGTAATATTAGCTCACGGTGCAGGTGCCGGTAATCAGCACGAGTTTATAGTCACGCAAGCTATGTCCCTAGCTAAAAACGGTTTTCAAGTTTTCGCTTTTAATTTCCCTTATATGCAAATCAGTTATGAGCAATCTAAACGTCGACCGCCGAATAAAGCTGAAGTATTGACAGCTCATTTTGTCAACGAGGTTAAACTTGTAACAGCCTCCAACACAAATAATTACCCTGTTTACTTAGTTGGAAAAAGTATGGGAGGACGAATTGCAAGTATGGTTGCTACTAGTCCGGAAATTTCTATTAACGGTGTGATCGTACTCGGTTATCCTTTCATACCGCCCGGTAAACCTGAAAAACTCGAAGGGAGAACCGCACATTTTGAGCGTATGTTAACCCCCATGTTTATTATTCAAGGTGAGCGCGATACTTTTGGTGGAAGAGCGCTATTAAGCGAGGTTACTCTGCCAATAGACACAAAATTAGCGTGGATACCAGATGGTGATCACAGCTTTAAACCTAGAAAATCATCTGGTTATAATGAAGAGTCAAACAATATGCTTGTAACTTCACACATAGTAAGTTTTATTAATAGCGGTCTAAACAATGAAAATTGA
- a CDS encoding DUF423 domain-containing protein, whose product MKIENRFMFNFAVCLGLLVVVLGAFGAHALKAILSPYELSVWQTALQYQMFHTPVILGLSFVPTNKYLDKALMCFVSGIIIFSGSLYILAISGIKILGMITPIGGVILIVAWILLFVAANLNKTT is encoded by the coding sequence ATGAAAATTGAAAACAGATTTATGTTTAATTTTGCTGTTTGCTTAGGCCTCTTAGTTGTTGTACTAGGAGCGTTTGGAGCGCATGCTCTAAAGGCTATATTGTCTCCGTATGAACTATCTGTTTGGCAAACAGCATTACAATATCAAATGTTTCATACGCCCGTTATATTAGGTCTATCATTTGTACCGACAAATAAGTACCTAGATAAAGCGCTAATGTGTTTTGTCAGCGGAATTATTATATTTTCCGGATCGCTATACATACTTGCGATAAGCGGTATAAAAATACTTGGAATGATTACGCCAATTGGTGGTGTTATCTTAATAGTAGCTTGGATACTTTTGTTTGTTGCGGCAAATTTAAATAAGACTACTTGA
- the cysK gene encoding cysteine synthase A gives MAQILTDNSQSIGNTPLVKLNRVTSGNVYAKIEARNPSFSVKCRIGANMIWDAEKNGRLTPGKELIEPTSGNTGIALAFVAASRGYKLTLTMPETMSLERRKLLKALGAKLVLTEGPKGMGGAIAKANEIVASDPEKYVLLQQFENPANPQIHFETTGPEVFNDTGGNIDFFVAGVGTGGTITGVSRYLKKEKGLDVKSVAVEPSDSPVITQKLAGLELKPGPHKIQGIGAGFIPKNLDLSLLDSVEQVSNDDSMTMAHRLMKEEGILAGISSGAAVVAAKRIAERPENKDKNIVVILASSAERYLSSPLFSGEFDEEELVQ, from the coding sequence ATGGCACAAATACTTACTGACAATTCTCAAAGTATTGGCAATACGCCTTTAGTAAAACTAAATCGCGTCACTTCAGGTAACGTTTATGCAAAAATAGAAGCGAGAAACCCTTCTTTTAGTGTCAAATGTCGTATTGGTGCGAATATGATATGGGATGCTGAGAAAAATGGCCGATTAACTCCAGGGAAAGAGCTAATAGAGCCTACTTCTGGTAACACTGGTATTGCTTTAGCGTTTGTGGCGGCATCACGAGGATATAAACTTACGTTAACTATGCCTGAGACTATGAGTTTAGAAAGACGTAAATTATTGAAGGCTTTGGGAGCGAAGTTAGTTCTCACCGAAGGACCAAAAGGCATGGGTGGCGCAATCGCAAAGGCAAATGAAATTGTTGCTAGCGACCCAGAAAAGTATGTGTTGCTTCAACAATTTGAAAACCCTGCAAATCCACAAATACACTTTGAAACAACCGGTCCTGAAGTTTTTAACGACACTGGAGGAAATATCGACTTCTTTGTAGCTGGCGTTGGCACGGGAGGAACCATTACTGGTGTTTCCAGATATTTAAAGAAAGAAAAAGGATTAGATGTAAAATCAGTCGCGGTTGAGCCAAGTGACTCCCCAGTTATTACGCAAAAACTAGCTGGTTTGGAATTGAAACCAGGTCCTCATAAAATTCAAGGCATTGGTGCTGGCTTTATCCCAAAAAATTTGGATTTGTCTTTACTAGATAGCGTTGAGCAAGTTAGCAACGACGACTCAATGACAATGGCACATAGATTGATGAAAGAAGAAGGTATTTTGGCTGGTATCTCCTCGGGTGCAGCTGTTGTTGCGGCAAAACGTATTGCTGAACGTCCAGAAAATAAAGATAAAAACATTGTAGTGATATTAGCGAGTTCGGCAGAGCGTTATTTGTCATCTCCACTTTTTTCGGGTGAATTTGATGAGGAAGAACTTGTTCAATAA
- the sohB gene encoding protease SohB gives MEFLYEYGLFIAKTATIVVAIALVIGVIAGAAIKQKQSRKGELNLEYISEDFEDDIKDLKKALLSKEEAKSFEKQQKAEQKKKKKLEKKNPQDDKQKSRLFIVDFDGDIDASATESLREEVTAIISIAQDGDRVLIRLESPGGVVHGYGLAASQISRLKAKNIHTTVAVDKVAASGGYMMACVANEIVAAPFSIIGSIGVIAQLPNINKLLKKHDVEIEQHTAGEFKRTLTVIGENTDKAREKFKEELEETHVLFKEFVANNRPSVDINAVATGEHWYGTQALALNLIDKVMTSDDVVLDAMEDYNVFKIEYKVKHNIAEKLGFAASSALTKMFGKLSTWSITNSK, from the coding sequence TTGGAATTTTTATACGAATACGGTTTATTTATAGCCAAAACAGCTACTATTGTTGTAGCGATAGCCTTAGTTATTGGCGTTATCGCTGGTGCTGCGATTAAGCAAAAGCAAAGTCGTAAAGGGGAATTAAATTTAGAGTATATTTCTGAAGATTTTGAAGATGACATAAAAGATTTAAAAAAAGCACTACTAAGTAAAGAAGAAGCAAAATCTTTTGAAAAGCAACAAAAGGCAGAACAAAAGAAAAAGAAAAAACTCGAAAAGAAAAATCCGCAAGATGACAAACAGAAGTCTAGGTTATTCATTGTAGACTTTGACGGTGATATCGACGCAAGTGCAACAGAGTCACTTCGTGAAGAAGTAACAGCAATTATCTCAATTGCACAAGACGGCGATAGAGTTTTGATTAGGTTAGAAAGCCCTGGTGGTGTAGTACACGGCTATGGATTAGCTGCCTCCCAAATATCACGATTAAAAGCAAAAAATATTCACACTACTGTTGCGGTTGATAAAGTTGCAGCATCAGGTGGATACATGATGGCTTGTGTTGCAAATGAAATCGTAGCGGCACCATTCTCTATCATTGGATCAATCGGTGTTATTGCCCAATTACCTAATATAAATAAATTACTTAAAAAACATGATGTCGAAATTGAACAACATACTGCTGGTGAGTTTAAACGAACGTTAACGGTTATAGGTGAAAATACTGATAAAGCGCGCGAAAAGTTTAAAGAGGAACTTGAAGAAACACATGTATTGTTTAAAGAGTTTGTCGCTAATAATCGTCCTTCTGTCGATATTAATGCCGTAGCAACTGGCGAACATTGGTATGGTACTCAAGCCCTTGCGCTTAATTTGATAGATAAAGTGATGACAAGTGATGATGTGGTCCTAGACGCAATGGAAGACTACAACGTATTTAAAATAGAATATAAAGTAAAACATAATATTGCAGAAAAGCTTGGTTTCGCCGCGTCATCCGCATTAACAAAAATGTTTGGAAAACTTAGCACTTGGTCTATTACTAACTCTAAGTAA
- the ggt gene encoding gamma-glutamyltransferase encodes MRIFSLIPILFASYVLADEPSRAVPEAFTGLNYTKSATTKNAMVSAANPHAVNAALAMLKQGGTATDAVIAAQLMLTLVEPQSSGIGGGAFILDYNAESKQLKSYDGRETAPLAASPSLFLDKDGKPVKWIDAVVGGRSVGTPGVLRMLSDLHIKRGNLAWAKLFEPTIELAERGFIVSPRLASLVKMEMNPGLKKLSPAKEYFYPNGVAIKEGQLLKNKEYANTLRRIAKNGVSEFYNGQTAKDIVNAVQTSSIAPGLLSLKDLNSYKSKERDPVCVTYDAQDTFDICSMGPPSSGGITVLQILKMLEAVDFKGQAIDSAETIHKYTQAAKLAFADRDRYIADSDFVSVPVTEMLDEKYLLERVKLIKDDTDLGIAKAGQFNASSFASNVSIEQPNTSHISIVDQFGNAISMTTSIEMGFGSTVMTNGFLLNNQLTDFSLKPESNGKQIANRVEAGKRPRSSMTPVIVFKDGEVFAVLGSPGGSRIINYVGYALLGLLEYGLDMKTVVEMPRVSNRNGYTSLENRPSMHNIKIELEKKGHKVKLLNLTSGIHGVLKSKEGWQGAADPRREGTAEGF; translated from the coding sequence ATGCGCATATTTAGTCTTATTCCTATATTGTTTGCAAGTTATGTTTTAGCCGATGAGCCGTCGCGTGCTGTTCCTGAAGCATTTACTGGATTAAATTATACAAAAAGCGCAACAACCAAAAACGCAATGGTTTCCGCTGCAAATCCCCATGCAGTTAATGCGGCTTTAGCAATGTTAAAGCAAGGTGGTACGGCAACGGACGCAGTCATAGCTGCACAACTTATGTTAACGTTGGTCGAGCCTCAGTCCTCAGGAATAGGCGGTGGCGCATTTATACTCGACTATAATGCCGAATCTAAACAACTAAAATCATATGATGGGCGTGAAACTGCACCACTCGCGGCTTCACCGTCGTTGTTTTTGGATAAAGATGGTAAACCGGTAAAGTGGATAGACGCGGTTGTTGGTGGTCGTTCAGTGGGTACTCCTGGCGTACTACGAATGTTGTCTGACCTTCATATTAAACGCGGAAACTTAGCTTGGGCTAAACTTTTTGAACCTACCATCGAACTTGCCGAGCGTGGTTTTATCGTAAGCCCGAGACTCGCGTCTCTAGTTAAAATGGAAATGAATCCTGGCTTAAAGAAGTTATCGCCTGCTAAAGAGTATTTTTATCCAAATGGTGTCGCAATAAAGGAAGGGCAATTATTAAAAAATAAGGAATACGCAAACACGCTAAGGCGTATAGCCAAAAATGGTGTTTCAGAGTTTTACAATGGCCAAACTGCAAAAGATATTGTTAATGCGGTGCAAACATCATCTATAGCACCTGGTTTATTAAGTCTGAAAGACCTAAATAGCTATAAATCTAAAGAACGAGACCCAGTTTGTGTTACTTATGACGCACAGGATACATTTGACATTTGTAGTATGGGACCACCAAGTTCAGGCGGGATCACAGTGCTGCAGATTTTAAAAATGTTAGAAGCCGTTGATTTTAAGGGACAAGCAATAGACAGCGCAGAAACGATTCATAAGTACACGCAAGCGGCCAAGCTTGCTTTTGCCGACAGAGATCGTTATATCGCCGATAGTGATTTTGTTTCTGTACCCGTTACTGAGATGTTAGATGAAAAGTATCTTTTAGAACGTGTAAAGCTTATTAAAGACGATACCGATTTGGGCATTGCTAAAGCGGGACAGTTTAACGCATCGTCGTTTGCTTCAAATGTATCTATTGAACAGCCTAATACAAGTCATATATCAATTGTCGATCAATTTGGAAACGCAATTTCTATGACAACCAGTATTGAAATGGGGTTTGGGTCAACAGTAATGACCAATGGTTTTTTACTTAATAATCAATTAACCGATTTTTCACTCAAACCAGAGTCTAATGGTAAACAAATAGCTAATCGAGTTGAAGCTGGAAAACGACCTAGAAGCTCGATGACACCAGTAATTGTTTTCAAGGATGGAGAAGTATTTGCGGTATTAGGTTCGCCTGGTGGTAGTCGAATAATTAACTACGTTGGATATGCTTTACTCGGTTTACTGGAATATGGCCTAGACATGAAGACCGTCGTCGAAATGCCGCGAGTTTCTAACCGAAACGGATACACATCTTTAGAAAACAGACCAAGCATGCATAACATTAAAATCGAATTAGAGAAGAAGGGCCACAAAGTAAAATTATTAAATCTAACTTCCGGTATTCATGGTGTATTAAAAAGTAAAGAAGGCTGGCAAGGCGCCGCAGACCCAAGAAGGGAAGGGACTGCAGAGGGATTTTAA
- a CDS encoding transcriptional regulator GcvA, translated as MARRLPPLNSLKAFEAAARNLSFTKAAEELFVTQAAISHQIKLLEDHLSIKLFMRRNRSLLLTEEGQSYYLDIKDIFVNLHDATERLLSRGAKGSVSIALTPSFAIQWLVPRLSDFAAHNSDIDVRIKAQDHDDNSLTDDVDVAIYYGKGHWSGTHADKLHTEYLIPVCSPLLLSLNNGLKTLEDLRNFTLLHDTTRTNWKDYLKSVGVQDINVNQGPIFSHSSMVLQAAIHGQGIALAHSVLAQPDIDSGRLVVPFTQALISERAYYLVCRDSQIDSPKIKIFRNWLLNKVKKESQGLEFDKH; from the coding sequence ATGGCTCGTAGATTACCTCCACTTAATTCACTTAAAGCTTTTGAAGCAGCTGCACGTAACTTGAGTTTTACTAAAGCAGCGGAAGAGCTGTTTGTTACTCAAGCAGCGATTAGCCATCAAATTAAATTATTAGAAGATCATCTAAGTATAAAGTTGTTTATGCGAAGAAACCGTTCCCTTTTACTCACAGAAGAAGGGCAAAGTTACTATCTCGACATCAAAGATATTTTTGTTAATTTACATGATGCTACTGAACGTCTATTAAGCCGCGGCGCGAAAGGTTCAGTGAGTATTGCATTGACGCCTAGTTTCGCTATTCAATGGTTAGTACCTCGCCTTAGTGATTTTGCGGCGCATAATTCTGACATTGATGTAAGGATAAAAGCCCAAGATCATGACGATAACTCGTTAACGGATGATGTTGATGTCGCGATTTATTATGGCAAAGGACACTGGAGTGGAACCCATGCTGACAAACTACACACAGAATATCTAATACCTGTTTGCTCACCTCTGCTACTGTCACTAAACAACGGTCTTAAAACACTAGAAGATTTACGTAATTTTACCTTGCTACACGATACTACTAGAACTAACTGGAAAGATTACCTTAAGTCCGTAGGAGTTCAAGATATTAACGTTAACCAAGGGCCTATATTTTCGCATTCTTCTATGGTGTTACAAGCTGCTATTCATGGCCAAGGTATCGCGTTAGCACATAGCGTGTTAGCACAACCAGATATCGACTCTGGTCGCTTGGTAGTGCCATTTACACAGGCATTGATTAGCGAACGAGCCTATTATTTGGTTTGTCGAGACTCACAAATAGATAGCCCTAAAATAAAAATATTTAGAAATTGGTTATTGAATAAAGTAAAAAAAGAATCACAAGGTTTAGAGTTTGATAAGCATTGA
- a CDS encoding DUF3192 domain-containing protein, whose translation MSNKVVKYSLIGFGLYAVLAAGVLTLYEDDPEQMRWDDRQAYNKKYINQLSIDVPLTKEKIIKTLGSPDITEAKILDSETYQVMFYRTNHQKSDGITTKDECTPLLFKDGKLIAWGISAFEQFDSIKL comes from the coding sequence ATGAGTAATAAAGTAGTTAAATACTCTTTAATAGGGTTTGGTCTATATGCTGTGTTGGCTGCGGGCGTTTTAACTTTATATGAAGACGACCCAGAACAGATGAGATGGGACGATAGGCAAGCCTATAACAAAAAGTACATTAATCAGTTATCAATAGATGTTCCTCTAACTAAAGAAAAAATTATCAAAACGTTAGGCTCGCCTGATATAACTGAAGCAAAAATACTCGATAGTGAAACTTATCAAGTTATGTTCTATCGGACGAACCACCAAAAGTCAGATGGCATTACGACAAAGGACGAATGTACACCGTTACTTTTCAAAGATGGCAAGCTCATTGCTTGGGGTATATCAGCCTTTGAACAATTTGACTCTATTAAACTTTGA
- the rrtA gene encoding rhombosortase, giving the protein MLGFPTQWFFIKGPIFISVILILFGLLAPDIQSQLALIPAEVKDGQLWRIISGQLVHTNTAHLYMNLAGLLLVWALHGDHYRPYALPALSIIGVVCVGLLVTFFSQTGSYSGFSGVLHFLLAFGALIDISKRDKTGWLLIIGLILKVAYENTFGAASSTAELIGAAVAVDAHAFGVVTGILIFLAIKKPFMNYHKGLYNHIK; this is encoded by the coding sequence TTGTTAGGTTTTCCAACACAGTGGTTCTTTATTAAAGGACCAATATTTATTTCAGTCATATTAATTTTATTTGGACTTTTAGCGCCCGATATCCAATCACAACTTGCTTTGATACCTGCCGAAGTTAAAGATGGTCAGTTGTGGAGAATTATAAGCGGACAATTGGTGCATACTAATACCGCCCATCTTTATATGAACTTAGCTGGGTTACTTTTGGTCTGGGCGCTGCATGGCGACCACTACCGTCCTTATGCCCTTCCTGCTCTTAGTATTATTGGTGTTGTATGTGTTGGTCTACTTGTCACGTTTTTTAGCCAAACCGGCAGTTATTCTGGATTTTCTGGTGTGTTGCACTTTCTTTTGGCATTTGGCGCATTAATTGATATCAGCAAGCGAGATAAAACGGGTTGGTTATTAATAATAGGCCTAATATTAAAAGTGGCTTACGAAAATACATTTGGGGCGGCTTCTAGTACCGCCGAGCTTATTGGCGCTGCTGTCGCAGTTGATGCTCATGCTTTTGGGGTAGTGACGGGTATATTGATTTTTCTGGCTATAAAAAAGCCCTTTATGAATTATCACAAAGGGCTTTATAACCATATTAAATAA
- a CDS encoding S9 family peptidase, whose protein sequence is MYNNKISVKRLLLLGLASVVITTTTSVLAASDTKITLEKIMSDPSWIGHTPQAAAWLPDSRHVVYQQKQDSSVINKQFRLDTSNINSVKNVAITEYHKTKLNQTVYNIDKTLASYVFEGDIYLWNTASSQVQQITSTSDYESSPQFLTDGRLGYWESNRFISYDLATKSKKELFKIALTDKPEAPKGPQDIIAEEQHKLIQYVSKQHADSKERFENKVAIKKTNKFVNNSTFYFGEGNVVSLAKVAPTGDKAIVVVQKRTSWRGEGDVMPNYIADDGRIEIEKVRRRVADAKPVQQEFWFVDLSKNEKFELKINNLPDYDKDVLAKIKTENFKAEGKKYESKKAPRTINLLQDWTWDQGAVVWHNNGKNVAIMLEAWDNKDRWLVTVDFKNNKLIPQHQLHDEAWINYTFNQFGWFNKSNKLYYLSEQSGYSHVYTKDIATKKVIQHTSGDFEVSSLVLTSDDSHFYFRANINHPGEYHVYQLSTAKTTEPKALTTLIGENTFKLSPDETKLLVEHSSLLRPTELFLIDLSSNKTQQLTDTVSQEFISMPWIKPEIIAVPSSHTDKPIYARVYMPKNVSSGSPRKAVIFNHGAGYLQNSHKGWSGYFREFMFHSMLAQQGYVVMDMDYRASKGYGRDWRTAIYRQMGTPEIQDLVDGVDWLVTNANVDRQRIGTYGGSYGGFMTFMALFKEPELFQAGAALRPVSDWAHYNDGYTSNILNRPVDDMIAYRRSSPIYFAEGLQKPLLINAPMVDDNVFFVDVVRLVQRFIELEKQDFETAIYPVEPHGFVQPSSWLDEYRRIYKLFEQNL, encoded by the coding sequence ATGTATAACAATAAAATCAGTGTTAAACGGTTGCTACTGTTAGGACTTGCAAGCGTTGTAATTACAACGACAACATCGGTGTTAGCAGCCTCTGATACCAAGATTACGTTAGAAAAAATTATGTCTGATCCAAGTTGGATTGGTCATACGCCACAAGCAGCTGCCTGGCTACCAGATTCACGTCATGTAGTTTATCAACAAAAACAAGACAGCTCGGTAATTAACAAACAGTTTAGATTGGACACAAGCAATATTAATAGTGTTAAAAATGTCGCGATTACTGAATACCACAAAACAAAGTTAAACCAGACTGTTTATAACATTGATAAGACCCTCGCTTCTTATGTTTTTGAGGGTGATATATATTTGTGGAATACCGCTTCAAGTCAAGTACAACAGATAACCTCAACGAGTGATTACGAGTCGTCTCCTCAGTTTCTAACAGATGGTAGGCTCGGTTATTGGGAGTCTAATCGTTTCATTTCTTATGATTTAGCAACAAAATCTAAGAAAGAGCTTTTTAAAATAGCTTTGACCGACAAACCAGAAGCACCCAAAGGTCCTCAAGATATCATTGCTGAAGAACAACATAAGCTTATTCAATATGTCTCAAAACAGCACGCTGACTCTAAAGAACGTTTTGAAAATAAAGTGGCTATTAAAAAGACAAATAAGTTCGTAAACAATAGTACTTTTTACTTCGGTGAGGGGAATGTAGTTTCGTTAGCAAAAGTGGCACCAACAGGCGACAAAGCGATCGTTGTTGTTCAAAAAAGAACAAGCTGGCGTGGAGAGGGCGATGTTATGCCTAATTACATTGCCGATGATGGACGTATAGAGATCGAAAAAGTACGTCGCCGTGTTGCAGATGCAAAGCCTGTACAACAAGAGTTTTGGTTTGTTGACTTAAGTAAAAATGAGAAATTTGAGTTAAAAATTAATAACCTTCCAGACTACGATAAAGATGTCTTAGCTAAAATAAAAACTGAAAACTTTAAAGCAGAAGGAAAAAAATACGAATCTAAAAAAGCTCCTAGAACAATAAATTTGTTGCAAGACTGGACTTGGGATCAAGGAGCCGTTGTTTGGCATAACAACGGAAAAAACGTCGCAATAATGTTGGAAGCTTGGGACAATAAAGATCGTTGGTTGGTCACTGTCGATTTTAAAAATAATAAGTTAATACCGCAACACCAGCTCCATGATGAAGCTTGGATAAACTACACGTTTAATCAATTCGGCTGGTTTAACAAGTCGAATAAGTTATATTATTTATCGGAGCAGTCAGGATATTCTCATGTTTACACAAAAGATATCGCTACTAAAAAAGTAATTCAACACACGTCAGGCGATTTTGAAGTTTCGTCGTTAGTGTTAACTAGTGATGACAGCCACTTTTATTTTAGAGCGAATATTAACCATCCTGGTGAGTATCACGTTTACCAGTTATCAACAGCGAAAACGACTGAGCCTAAAGCGTTAACGACACTTATTGGTGAAAATACCTTCAAGCTAAGTCCGGACGAGACCAAATTACTCGTTGAACATTCCAGTTTGCTCAGACCAACAGAATTGTTTTTAATTGATTTGTCATCTAATAAAACACAGCAATTAACTGATACAGTCAGCCAGGAGTTTATTTCAATGCCATGGATTAAACCTGAAATCATTGCTGTACCTTCTAGTCATACTGATAAACCAATATATGCACGCGTATATATGCCTAAAAACGTTAGTTCTGGCTCTCCTCGTAAAGCCGTTATTTTTAATCACGGAGCAGGATATCTACAGAATAGTCATAAAGGGTGGTCGGGATACTTTAGAGAGTTTATGTTCCATAGTATGTTAGCCCAACAAGGTTATGTCGTCATGGACATGGATTATCGTGCGTCTAAAGGTTACGGCCGAGACTGGCGTACAGCAATATACCGTCAAATGGGTACACCAGAAATCCAAGATTTGGTCGATGGTGTTGATTGGTTGGTTACGAATGCGAATGTCGATAGACAGCGCATTGGAACGTATGGCGGCTCATATGGTGGTTTCATGACGTTTATGGCGCTATTTAAAGAGCCTGAGTTATTCCAAGCAGGTGCTGCGTTAAGACCTGTATCTGACTGGGCTCATTATAATGATGGCTATACTTCTAACATTCTAAACAGACCTGTAGACGATATGATTGCGTACCGTCGTAGTTCACCAATATACTTTGCTGAAGGTTTACAGAAGCCACTGTTAATTAACGCCCCTATGGTAGACGATAATGTCTTTTTTGTTGATGTTGTTAGGCTTGTGCAACGTTTTATAGAGTTGGAAAAACAAGACTTTGAAACCGCTATCTACCCGGTTGAGCCGCATGGCTTTGTGCAACCGTCTAGTTGGTTAGATGAATACAGAAGAATCTATAAACTATTTGAACAAAATCTTTAG